From Flavobacterium alkalisoli, the proteins below share one genomic window:
- a CDS encoding GNAT family N-acetyltransferase, translating to MEILLQQGDSKGHALARENEKRAGMMTYSIAGPELIIIDHTEVEPAYNGKGVGKQMLYKIVEMAREKEVKIIPLCPFAAMMFKKSEDIKDVLKS from the coding sequence ATGGAAATACTACTACAGCAAGGCGATTCCAAGGGTCATGCCCTGGCAAGGGAGAATGAAAAACGGGCGGGGATGATGACCTATTCGATAGCCGGACCGGAGCTGATCATTATCGACCATACGGAAGTTGAACCGGCCTATAACGGAAAGGGTGTAGGGAAGCAGATGCTCTATAAGATTGTAGAGATGGCCAGGGAAAAGGAAGTGAAGATCATTCCCCTGTGTCCCTTTGCGGCAATGATGTTTAAAAAGTCGGAAGACATTAAGGACGTATTAAAATCATAA
- a CDS encoding (4Fe-4S)-binding protein has product MATIKEYRKDNLTITWEPKKCIHAGICVKTLPKVYNPKGSPWITPEHAPAQAIKDQINACPSGALGYKES; this is encoded by the coding sequence ATGGCAACTATAAAAGAATACAGAAAAGACAATCTGACAATAACCTGGGAACCTAAAAAGTGCATCCATGCCGGTATCTGCGTGAAGACCCTTCCGAAGGTCTACAATCCCAAAGGTTCGCCATGGATTACACCCGAGCATGCCCCGGCGCAGGCTATAAAAGACCAGATTAATGCCTGCCCTTCCGGGGCATTGGGTTACAAAGAATCGTAA
- a CDS encoding cation:proton antiporter: protein MQHHILINICAIFGVATAVIIICRFLKIRYIIGYLITGILLSPNTSAYFANMQEVEVYAEIGIILLLFTIGLEFSFTNLKKIQKYVLGGGSAQVLFTIALTAGLIWLAMRPSWQESVFWGFLYALSSTAIVIKTLQDSNKIATAHGKFILAVLLFQDVMIVPLMLFTPLLAGEGGDSLTALGWLLGKLVLMGGIAYLLTRYVIPYFLKTVMKVQSQEVFLIATVFIVTGIALMTEQLGLSLALGAFVAGLIIAETDYNHMAISCFLPFRYVFMSFFFISMGMLLNYQVFLTDLGWIVFWTLFAFFVKAMAGIIAVKVMGLEWKTAFAVGFSIAQIGEFSFVLAQSGLSHGLISDNNYQIFLAVSILLMSLTPFVVSNAERIYPIFNKLIQRHE, encoded by the coding sequence ATGCAACATCATATACTTATAAATATTTGTGCCATTTTCGGCGTGGCTACAGCTGTCATCATTATCTGCCGTTTCCTTAAGATAAGGTATATCATCGGTTATCTCATTACCGGAATCCTGCTCAGCCCGAACACGTCAGCCTATTTTGCCAATATGCAGGAGGTTGAGGTCTATGCGGAGATAGGAATCATACTGTTATTGTTTACCATTGGCCTTGAATTTTCCTTTACCAACCTTAAGAAGATCCAGAAGTACGTTCTGGGGGGCGGGAGCGCACAGGTTTTATTTACCATTGCCTTGACGGCCGGGCTTATCTGGCTTGCGATGCGGCCCAGCTGGCAGGAGAGCGTCTTTTGGGGTTTCTTATATGCCTTAAGCAGTACGGCCATTGTGATCAAGACCCTCCAGGATTCCAACAAGATAGCCACGGCTCACGGGAAGTTCATTTTAGCGGTATTACTGTTTCAGGATGTAATGATTGTTCCGCTGATGCTCTTCACACCCCTTCTTGCCGGCGAGGGAGGGGACTCTCTGACAGCACTGGGATGGTTACTGGGTAAACTGGTTTTGATGGGCGGCATTGCCTATCTCCTGACACGCTATGTGATCCCTTACTTCCTGAAAACGGTAATGAAGGTACAGAGCCAGGAGGTCTTTCTCATTGCCACCGTATTTATTGTAACGGGTATTGCCCTGATGACCGAACAGTTGGGGCTTTCCCTGGCACTGGGCGCCTTTGTGGCCGGCCTGATTATAGCAGAAACCGATTACAACCACATGGCCATTTCGTGTTTTCTGCCATTCCGGTATGTGTTTATGAGTTTCTTTTTCATTTCGATGGGTATGCTTCTCAATTACCAGGTATTCCTGACCGATTTGGGATGGATCGTGTTCTGGACCCTGTTTGCCTTTTTTGTAAAGGCTATGGCGGGCATTATTGCCGTTAAGGTAATGGGGCTGGAGTGGAAGACGGCTTTTGCTGTTGGTTTCTCCATCGCACAGATCGGGGAATTCTCCTTTGTACTGGCACAGAGCGGACTGAGCCATGGACTGATCAGTGATAACAATTACCAGATATTTCTGGCGGTATCGATACTGCTGATGTCCCTTACACCTTTTGTGGTATCCAATGCCGAGAGGATTTATCCGATTTTCAACAAACTGATTCAAAGACATGAATAA
- a CDS encoding glutaredoxin family protein, with protein MNKQKLQLYGTDWCPKSSSLRNYMQGRWIEFDDFNVETDDAANTRIRNLYEGKLKFPTVVFADDFIKNPTIPQLNEFLKKHGID; from the coding sequence ATGAATAAGCAGAAATTACAGCTGTACGGGACCGACTGGTGTCCTAAGTCCTCCTCCCTTCGTAATTACATGCAGGGCCGGTGGATTGAATTTGATGATTTCAATGTGGAGACCGATGATGCGGCAAATACCAGGATACGAAACCTGTATGAGGGTAAACTGAAGTTTCCGACAGTTGTCTTTGCAGATGATTTCATAAAGAACCCGACCATACCGCAGCTTAACGAATTCCTAAAAAAACACGGTATCGATTAG
- a CDS encoding FAD-dependent oxidoreductase, whose translation MTDPRFPVLTQKQIATLRGFADLITFEEETAVFRVGDSAYDFYVVLQGAIHIKDPFNENQVLATHGINEFTGDNSMLSERSIPFDAYASKGSTVLRITPTRLKEVIAKHSDICDVLLSAFIQRQETMLRDFNGGIQVIGSEKSRDTYALRDFMEKNHIWHTFHNTDASGHARQLLESFSLSDDDLPILINITGEIVKKPTIAELARETGVLSDFGDEIYDVLVVGAGPSGLAASVYAASEGLSVVTIDGNAPGGQAGKSSKIENYLGFPTGISGNDLANKAYIQAQKFGCILSIPQKAEKVEYNGDHFSVCVSNGKNINARAVIAATGAEYRRLPINTIDHFEGSGVFYSATAMNASACKNELVGVVGGGNSAGQAALFLADHAHEVHIIIRAEDLGAKMSDYLVQRIYTTPNIIVHTKSSVTALNGMHHLESVVLDTAGEKQRIGISNLFTFIGAKPCTDWLSSLIAMDDKGFIYTGPDVTDNLQGQCALYRHRKPQSLETSISGFFAVGDVRKGSVKRVASAVGEGSMAISQIHQYLAELKIAKRQAPFSTNTTEL comes from the coding sequence ATGACCGATCCCAGATTTCCTGTTCTGACCCAGAAGCAGATTGCTACCCTAAGGGGATTTGCAGACCTGATCACATTTGAAGAAGAGACCGCAGTTTTCCGTGTCGGGGACAGCGCGTATGATTTTTATGTTGTGTTGCAGGGCGCCATACACATTAAGGATCCCTTTAATGAAAATCAGGTGCTTGCCACCCACGGTATCAATGAGTTTACCGGTGACAACAGTATGCTGTCCGAGCGCAGCATCCCTTTTGATGCCTATGCCTCAAAGGGGAGTACGGTCCTTCGTATTACCCCGACACGGCTTAAGGAGGTCATCGCAAAGCACAGTGATATCTGTGATGTGCTGCTGAGCGCCTTTATACAGCGCCAGGAAACGATGCTGAGGGATTTTAACGGGGGGATTCAGGTCATCGGTTCAGAAAAATCCAGGGATACCTACGCCCTGCGTGATTTTATGGAAAAGAACCATATCTGGCATACCTTCCACAATACCGATGCATCAGGGCATGCGCGCCAATTGCTGGAGAGTTTCAGTCTCAGCGATGATGATCTGCCCATTCTTATAAACATTACCGGTGAGATAGTAAAAAAGCCCACGATTGCCGAACTGGCCAGAGAGACCGGTGTACTATCCGATTTTGGCGACGAGATATATGATGTACTGGTGGTGGGGGCGGGGCCCTCAGGCCTTGCTGCCAGTGTATATGCGGCATCGGAAGGCCTCAGTGTGGTAACAATAGACGGCAACGCACCGGGGGGACAGGCCGGTAAAAGTTCGAAAATCGAAAACTACCTGGGCTTTCCCACAGGAATATCGGGTAACGATCTTGCCAACAAAGCCTACATACAGGCGCAGAAGTTTGGCTGTATCCTTTCGATTCCCCAGAAGGCCGAAAAGGTAGAGTATAACGGCGACCATTTCAGCGTATGTGTCTCCAATGGTAAAAACATTAATGCCAGGGCGGTCATTGCGGCCACCGGTGCAGAGTACAGGCGTCTGCCGATAAACACCATTGACCACTTTGAAGGCAGCGGGGTTTTTTACTCGGCCACGGCCATGAATGCCTCCGCCTGCAAAAATGAGCTTGTCGGGGTTGTGGGTGGTGGCAATTCGGCGGGCCAGGCAGCGCTGTTTCTGGCAGATCATGCCCATGAGGTCCATATTATTATCCGTGCGGAGGACCTGGGGGCTAAAATGAGCGACTACCTGGTCCAGCGTATTTATACAACGCCCAATATTATCGTTCACACCAAGAGCTCGGTCACTGCCCTTAACGGGATGCATCATCTGGAATCAGTAGTTTTGGATACGGCTGGGGAAAAGCAAAGGATAGGGATTTCCAATCTCTTCACATTCATAGGGGCAAAACCCTGCACTGACTGGCTCAGTTCGCTGATTGCCATGGATGATAAAGGTTTCATTTATACCGGTCCGGACGTCACTGACAACTTACAGGGACAGTGCGCACTTTACAGGCACAGGAAACCACAGTCCCTGGAGACCAGCATATCCGGTTTTTTCGCCGTAGGAGATGTCAGGAAGGGCTCTGTTAAAAGGGTCGCTTCCGCCGTTGGGGAGGGTTCCATGGCAATAAGCCAGATCCATCAGTACCTGGCCGAACTGAAAATAGCGAAACGACAGGCACCTTTCAGCACCAATACAACGGAACTCTAA
- a CDS encoding alpha/beta hydrolase has translation MAQTIPGEKDPNISKETRIFLTALNSGDGPPLESLPPKEARQVLVNAQQSVSYDYSDIEESERKITTHDGQTLTIHIVKPKGAKDGLPVFMFFHGGGWVLGDYPTHRRLVRDLVVSSGAVAVFPDYTPTPDAQFPVAINQGYAATKWVSEHGSEIGVDGSRLAVAGNSVGGNMSTVVSLMAKEKNGPKIAFQLLLWPLVDSDTSRPSYKKYGQGRFLTTPIMEWMWDMYIPNPEERKQKYVSPINASLEELKGLPPALIQVAENDILFDEGVAYGRKLDEAGVPVTVTVYNGMIHDYGMLNPLSDIAGVQEALTQAGAVLREALFGKK, from the coding sequence ATGGCACAGACAATTCCCGGAGAAAAAGATCCGAACATCTCAAAAGAGACCCGTATATTCCTGACAGCGCTTAACAGCGGTGACGGGCCACCACTGGAATCCCTGCCCCCTAAGGAGGCACGACAGGTCCTTGTAAATGCACAGCAATCCGTATCCTATGATTATAGCGATATTGAAGAGTCCGAAAGGAAGATAACTACGCATGACGGGCAGACCCTTACCATCCACATTGTAAAACCCAAGGGAGCCAAGGACGGACTTCCTGTATTTATGTTCTTCCATGGCGGGGGATGGGTATTGGGTGATTACCCTACCCACAGACGCCTGGTGAGGGATCTGGTTGTCAGCAGTGGGGCGGTAGCGGTATTTCCCGACTACACGCCAACACCCGATGCCCAGTTCCCTGTGGCAATCAATCAGGGTTATGCCGCTACCAAATGGGTTTCCGAGCACGGCAGTGAAATTGGTGTGGACGGTTCCCGATTAGCAGTAGCCGGAAACAGTGTGGGCGGTAATATGTCCACGGTTGTTTCCCTAATGGCCAAAGAGAAGAACGGTCCCAAAATTGCCTTTCAGCTCCTGTTATGGCCGCTTGTGGATTCTGACACCAGCCGTCCCTCTTACAAAAAATACGGACAGGGCAGGTTTCTGACCACCCCTATCATGGAATGGATGTGGGACATGTATATCCCCAACCCGGAAGAGCGAAAACAGAAATATGTCTCACCGATCAATGCTTCCCTGGAGGAACTGAAGGGGTTGCCTCCCGCATTGATTCAGGTAGCCGAAAATGATATTCTCTTTGATGAGGGTGTGGCTTACGGCCGCAAACTGGATGAGGCAGGGGTGCCGGTCACCGTTACGGTATACAACGGAATGATACACGATTACGGGATGCTTAACCCGCTCTCTGATATTGCCGGTGTACAGGAAGCTCTGACCCAGGCTGGCGCCGTACTGCGTGAGGCACTCTTTGGCAAGAAGTAA
- a CDS encoding VOC family protein produces the protein MMEKEYEIPAGTRIGHVHLKVADMNRSLDFYCGLLGFGITLRYGDQAAFLAAGGYHHHIGLNTWYSKDSPRADQHSVGLFHTAIAYPQKKDLAAVYKRLKEAQYPLTGLSDHGVSLALYLDDPDGNGVELYWDRPMEQWPKKPDGSLEMYSRPLHTGDLLED, from the coding sequence ATGATGGAAAAAGAATATGAAATTCCTGCCGGGACCAGGATTGGCCATGTCCACCTTAAGGTCGCCGATATGAATCGTTCCTTAGATTTTTACTGCGGTCTGCTGGGATTCGGTATCACCCTGCGGTATGGCGATCAGGCTGCTTTTCTGGCAGCCGGGGGGTATCACCACCATATCGGCCTGAATACCTGGTACAGTAAGGACAGCCCCCGTGCAGATCAGCACAGCGTGGGACTGTTCCATACCGCTATTGCCTATCCGCAGAAGAAGGACCTGGCAGCGGTATACAAAAGACTCAAGGAGGCGCAGTATCCCCTGACGGGGCTCTCCGACCACGGCGTATCCCTTGCCCTCTACCTTGATGACCCGGACGGAAACGGGGTGGAGCTCTACTGGGACAGGCCAATGGAACAGTGGCCCAAAAAACCGGACGGTTCTCTGGAGATGTATTCACGCCCCTTACATACAGGCGACCTCCTGGAGGATTAA
- a CDS encoding GNAT family N-acetyltransferase, protein MKPIFEDIQLVKNVDRKRFEIAIDGSYAFINYGEFGNQIALVHTETEPELAGKGAATAVIEKTLHYLEEHKIKLLPFCPFVFAYIKRNPEWKRIVSKKFKGYDQF, encoded by the coding sequence ATGAAACCAATATTTGAAGATATCCAACTGGTAAAGAATGTGGATAGAAAACGCTTTGAGATAGCGATCGATGGCAGCTATGCCTTTATAAATTACGGTGAATTCGGGAACCAGATTGCTCTGGTACACACCGAAACCGAACCGGAACTGGCAGGTAAGGGGGCAGCGACTGCCGTAATTGAGAAAACCCTTCACTATCTGGAGGAGCACAAGATAAAATTGTTACCGTTTTGCCCTTTTGTATTTGCCTATATTAAGAGAAACCCGGAGTGGAAACGTATCGTAAGTAAAAAATTTAAGGGCTATGACCAATTTTAA
- a CDS encoding phosphoribosylpyrophosphate synthetase, with amino-acid sequence MTNFKRNPEARSYDNLIEALNDLKQLGYTEDLSLKGNCIACSNGIYNMLPDEFEIDGYFRLDEEDSSAESASIIYAISSKKYSVRGTLINSFSIYSDDITDAMISKLKFNS; translated from the coding sequence ATGACCAATTTTAAAAGAAATCCTGAGGCGAGATCGTACGACAACCTGATTGAAGCTCTGAATGACCTGAAGCAATTGGGATATACAGAAGACTTAAGCCTGAAGGGAAACTGCATTGCGTGCAGTAATGGAATCTACAATATGCTCCCCGATGAATTTGAGATAGACGGCTATTTCAGGCTTGATGAGGAAGACTCCAGTGCAGAGAGTGCTTCTATAATATATGCGATAAGCTCCAAAAAATATTCAGTGAGAGGGACACTGATCAATTCCTTCAGTATCTATTCGGACGATATTACCGATGCGATGATCAGCAAACTTAAATTCAACAGCTAA
- a CDS encoding pirin family protein, translating to MSNTQLIIEERAADIGNFMVGRLLPFRKKRMVGPFIFIDHMGPVALGTDENIDIDMHPHIGLSTLTFLFEGNVFHRDSLGTAREVKPGEVNWMTAGRGVVHTERTPDYLRGREKGLHGLQIWVALPKEWEQCDPSFAHIGADEIPVWEEEGIHFKLIAGEVAGKRSPVPVYSPLYFMEIKSGERKTVRLGADLFGESALYILEGTVISEGHSYGPKQILVAKDSSLCDFEIEAGTTVYIFGGAPFPEERFIEWNFVATSRDLIEQAKENWRQGRFAGVPNETAKVPLPEPKLKK from the coding sequence ATGTCAAATACACAACTCATAATAGAGGAAAGAGCTGCCGATATCGGCAACTTTATGGTGGGGCGGCTGCTTCCGTTCCGTAAAAAGCGGATGGTAGGCCCTTTTATATTTATTGACCATATGGGACCTGTAGCGTTAGGCACGGATGAGAATATCGATATTGATATGCATCCGCATATCGGTCTTTCCACGCTAACTTTCTTATTTGAAGGAAACGTGTTTCACCGTGACAGCCTCGGTACGGCCAGGGAAGTAAAGCCTGGTGAGGTAAACTGGATGACAGCGGGCAGGGGTGTGGTACATACCGAGCGCACCCCCGATTACCTGAGAGGTAGGGAAAAAGGCCTTCACGGGCTGCAGATCTGGGTAGCCCTGCCCAAAGAGTGGGAGCAGTGCGATCCCTCCTTTGCCCATATTGGGGCGGATGAGATACCCGTTTGGGAGGAAGAAGGAATACATTTTAAGCTTATTGCGGGGGAAGTGGCCGGAAAGAGATCACCGGTTCCGGTCTACAGTCCGCTTTATTTTATGGAGATCAAATCGGGAGAGCGCAAAACGGTACGTCTGGGAGCGGACCTCTTTGGGGAAAGTGCATTGTACATCCTGGAAGGAACCGTAATCTCAGAAGGGCACAGCTACGGACCCAAACAGATTTTAGTTGCTAAAGACAGCAGTTTGTGCGACTTTGAGATCGAAGCGGGAACAACAGTATACATTTTTGGAGGAGCGCCCTTCCCGGAGGAACGCTTCATAGAATGGAATTTTGTGGCCACAAGCCGGGATCTTATTGAACAGGCAAAAGAGAACTGGAGACAGGGCCGGTTTGCCGGAGTACCCAATGAGACAGCCAAAGTACCCTTACCGGAACCTAAACTTAAAAAATAA
- a CDS encoding OsmC family protein: protein MKTTVARIGKQKYKTEIQAKNHIISADEPLEVGGEDLGFTPTELLEASLAACSVMTIRMYADRKGWDLKGVEIKVGFKRNLTTHQVTFIKEVRLEGNLDSEQRQKLLDIGGKCPIEKIISGPVSVVSELL, encoded by the coding sequence ATGAAAACTACTGTTGCCAGAATAGGAAAGCAAAAATATAAAACCGAAATACAGGCGAAAAACCATATTATTAGCGCCGACGAGCCTCTTGAGGTGGGCGGAGAGGACCTGGGTTTTACCCCCACCGAATTACTGGAGGCTTCACTGGCAGCCTGTTCAGTGATGACCATTAGGATGTATGCTGACCGTAAGGGTTGGGATCTCAAGGGTGTCGAGATTAAGGTGGGCTTCAAAAGGAACCTCACCACGCATCAGGTGACCTTTATAAAGGAAGTACGCCTTGAGGGTAACCTTGACAGCGAACAGCGACAGAAACTACTGGATATAGGAGGGAAATGTCCTATTGAAAAGATCATTTCGGGGCCTGTTTCGGTAGTCTCCGAGCTCCTGTAG
- a CDS encoding DUF4260 domain-containing protein codes for MNTLIKLEELGQFLLSVAFFAYLDYSWWVFPACLLLPDLSMIGYLAGTKAGARLYNVFHHKLVAVLVLLLGCSFGLQWVMLTGVIFFGHSAMDRFFGFGLKFDDSFRTTHLGRIGKKDGRRG; via the coding sequence ATGAATACGCTTATAAAGCTTGAGGAACTCGGACAGTTTTTGCTGTCCGTTGCCTTCTTTGCCTATCTAGACTACAGCTGGTGGGTCTTTCCTGCCTGTCTTCTCTTACCTGACCTTTCAATGATCGGTTACCTGGCGGGGACAAAGGCAGGTGCCCGGCTTTATAATGTTTTCCACCACAAGCTGGTGGCCGTCCTGGTTCTGCTTTTAGGTTGCAGTTTTGGCCTTCAGTGGGTTATGCTGACAGGGGTAATCTTTTTCGGCCACTCGGCAATGGACCGGTTCTTTGGTTTCGGGCTGAAGTTTGATGATAGTTTCCGTACTACCCACCTGGGTCGGATCGGAAAGAAAGACGGTAGGAGGGGGTAA
- a CDS encoding Arm DNA-binding domain-containing protein, which produces MGYFYVKGIIRTDKQRRNGTCPLYVRVSVKGKIIKIPLGICGSVAKWDPLSVKTGSGHRCSCTTRYCTDHKSVI; this is translated from the coding sequence ATGGGATATTTCTATGTAAAGGGCATAATACGTACCGATAAGCAGCGCCGAAACGGCACATGTCCGCTCTATGTAAGAGTATCGGTAAAGGGGAAAATCATTAAAATACCTTTAGGTATCTGCGGCAGCGTAGCGAAGTGGGATCCGCTATCGGTGAAGACAGGTTCAGGCCATCGCTGTAGCTGTACGACCAGGTATTGTACAGACCACAAATCAGTCATTTAG
- a CDS encoding gluzincin family metallopeptidase encodes MDYVLKWDGQSSVLRVELTYSAHQKDSTVFIFGDPNWGGQADIFKVIRNITSSEPEVVRVDEVNRQISVYHNGANKHTISYEIDGSLPPDLPTRASQTELFRPVISEGVLTLVNKQFALTVTDKSNPLVSFRWHSYPKNFSYFNSIDPSQKSPSEKLSVYYEDLSNAVCFVMGNNISVMEYSVLGVPYFSVTTKEDRYGNDLQGSLIPFFKSYFPSIHRFWNDTDFPFYFLSVTALQNNQTEIGAGGFGINNGFIMKLGRKFGTWEIYVTAHETAHTWIGIKIMFGTDSFDHQWFGEGFNDYTALINLANSKLYDEEEFLNYLNEDNFKQHYQSEIKGVHNDSIAAKYWTDYATYGKLPYRRGLIYAFYLDNQIRVVSNGKFTLRNMLLDLYAIRKEKNNNEILSVDDFITVGAAYLDKRELTDQIARYMIEGQPIDFKTVELIPEFKVEIKNNIPKVSLSENANLLEIYKW; translated from the coding sequence ATGGACTATGTACTCAAGTGGGATGGACAGTCATCAGTACTAAGAGTTGAACTCACGTATTCTGCACATCAGAAAGATAGTACTGTCTTTATATTTGGAGACCCAAATTGGGGAGGGCAGGCCGATATATTTAAAGTCATCAGAAATATCACGTCCTCAGAGCCGGAAGTAGTCAGGGTAGATGAAGTGAACAGACAGATCTCCGTATACCACAACGGAGCCAATAAACACACAATTAGTTATGAAATAGACGGTTCCCTTCCACCTGATCTACCCACTCGGGCATCTCAAACCGAACTGTTCAGACCTGTCATCAGTGAAGGAGTATTAACCCTTGTAAACAAGCAGTTTGCCTTGACAGTAACCGATAAAAGCAATCCACTGGTATCTTTCAGATGGCACAGTTACCCAAAAAACTTCAGCTATTTTAATTCCATAGATCCATCTCAGAAAAGTCCATCAGAAAAGCTTTCGGTTTATTATGAGGACCTTTCCAATGCAGTGTGCTTTGTTATGGGAAATAATATTAGCGTTATGGAATACAGCGTTTTGGGTGTCCCATACTTTAGTGTAACTACAAAAGAAGATAGGTATGGTAATGATTTGCAGGGAAGTCTCATACCCTTTTTTAAAAGCTATTTCCCAAGCATCCACAGGTTCTGGAACGATACCGATTTTCCGTTTTATTTTCTGTCCGTAACGGCACTGCAAAACAACCAAACAGAAATTGGGGCAGGCGGTTTCGGGATAAACAATGGCTTTATAATGAAATTGGGAAGGAAATTTGGAACATGGGAAATTTACGTTACCGCACACGAAACTGCCCATACCTGGATAGGAATAAAAATCATGTTCGGTACAGACAGCTTTGACCACCAATGGTTTGGTGAAGGATTTAACGATTATACCGCACTCATTAATCTGGCAAATAGTAAACTTTATGATGAGGAAGAATTTCTGAATTACCTTAATGAAGATAATTTCAAACAGCATTACCAGAGTGAGATAAAAGGCGTACATAATGATTCAATCGCTGCAAAATACTGGACCGATTACGCTACTTATGGAAAACTTCCCTACAGACGAGGTTTGATTTACGCTTTTTACCTCGATAACCAAATCAGAGTAGTATCAAACGGAAAATTTACCCTCAGGAATATGTTACTGGACCTGTACGCGATAAGAAAAGAAAAAAATAATAATGAAATCCTATCCGTTGATGATTTTATTACCGTAGGAGCAGCCTATTTAGACAAACGAGAGCTTACTGATCAAATAGCACGTTATATGATAGAAGGACAGCCTATTGATTTTAAAACAGTAGAACTTATTCCCGAATTCAAAGTCGAAATCAAAAACAATATACCTAAGGTAAGCTTATCTGAGAATGCCAACCTTTTAGAAATATATAAGTGGTAA